A genomic region of Fusarium oxysporum Fo47 chromosome VI, complete sequence contains the following coding sequences:
- a CDS encoding Rhodanese-like domain-containing protein: MNLTKSLLKLSARPRLYLVFHKVNRICSSKMASTDAATPWHVTYPPPLNKTPAAMTRQALLEMMKDSKNIAGKNYVLIDLRRTDHEGGTIRGSINLPAQSLYPTIKTLYSLFKSAGVQKVIWYCSSSRGRGSRAAGWFKDHLDEQGDSHMESVILFEGITGWAKAGGEFVEWMDEYNATVWDSK, encoded by the exons ATGAATCTCACAAAATCTCTCCTAAAATTGAGCGCTCGTCCTCGTCTCTATCTCGTCTTCCACAAGGTCAACCGTATATGCTCGTCTAAGATGGCCTCTACTGATGCCGCCACGCCCTGGCATGTTACCTACCCTCCTCCACTTAACAAGACCCCCGCGGCCATGACACGCCAGGCGTTATtagagatgatgaaggataGCAAGAATATCGCCGGCAAGAATTACGTTCTCATTGATCTCCGTCGAACGGATCACGAG GGCGGTACCATTCGCGGGTCCATCAATCTGCCGGCACAGAGCCTCTACCCGACGATAAAGACGCTGTACAGTCTGTTTAAATCGGCGGGAGTTCAAAAAGTTATCTGGTACTGCT CATCCTCTCGCGGGCGCGGCTCGCGGGCAGCTGGATGGTTTAAGGACCATCTCGACGAGCAAGGCGATAGCCATATGGAAAGCGTAATTCTATTCGAAGGCATTACCGGCTGGGCCAAAGCCGGTGGCGAGTTCGTGGAGTGGATGGATGAGTACAACGCGACTGTTTGGGATAGCAAATAG
- a CDS encoding flavo protein-like protein, with the protein MNLFCHILRVRTFTSNLHANTPFHGLIQRRYFSGSVSVKQTRNLGLAMNGHGDLNNFHAGRAVIKLAADPAYSYQSLAIDFDQDDVGIREQYRPFLFNGSLSTNDWISELELSTATKMVQSEILDKGLDRLRILVLYGSLRSRSYSRLLAYEAARILFRLGCDVRIYDPAGLPQKDDVQHCHPKVKELRELSKWSDGHVWVSPEQHGNLTGIFKQQIDWIPLSSGSVRPTQGRTLAIAQVSGGSQSFNAVNSLRILGRWMRMFAIPNQSSVPKAYTQFTSETEGSRMLASSNRDRLVDCMEELVKYTIVMRPHFDLFGDRFSEREERKAKDAKGEV; encoded by the exons ATGAATCTTTTCTGCCACATTCTCCGAGTTCGCACTTTCACAAGCAACCTCCACGCAAACACGCCTTTCCACGGGCTTATTCAACGTCGGTATTTCTCTGGTAGCGTCTCAGTGAAGCAGACCCGGAACCTCGGCCTCGCGATGAACGGGCATGGAGATTTGAACAACTTCCACGCTGGGAGGGCAGTAATTAAGCTTGCTGCGGATCCCGCCTACAGCTATCAGTCCCTCGCCATTGACTTCGACCAAGATGACGTCGGAATCCGAGAGCAATATCgcccttttctttttaacGGCAGTCTTTCCACCAATGACTGGATCTCGGAATTAGAGCTGAGCACAGCGACCAAGATGGTGCAGTCGGAGATCTTAGACAAAGGGCTCGATCGCCTCCGCATTCTGGTTCTCTACGGTAGTCTCAGAAGTCG ATCATATTCCCGTCTACTAGCATACGAAGCCGCGCGCATTCTTTTTCGCCTCGGCTGTGATGTCCGAATCTACGACCCTGCTGGTCTGCCACAGAAGGACGACGTCCAACACTGCCATCCTAAAGTAAAAGAACTGCGGGAATTAAGCAAGTGGAGCGACGGGCATGTATGGGTCAGCCCTGAGCAGCATGGCAACTTG ACGGGCATCTTCAAGCAGCAGATTGACTGGATCCCATTATCCTCCGGCTCAGTGCGTCCTACTCAAGGAAGAACCTTGGCAATTGCCCAAGTCAGCGGAGGATCACAGTCTTTCAACGCTGTCAACTCGCTTCGGATACTCGGACGGTGGATGCGCATGTTTGCCATTCCCAACCAGAGCTCGGTGCCAAAGGCATACACGCAGTTCACATCTGAGACTGAGGGTAGCCGTATGCTTGCCAGCTCAAACCGTGACCGCCTCGTTGATTGCATGGAAGAGCTTGTGAAGTATACCATCGTCATGAGACCCCATTTTGACTTGTTTGGGGATCGATTCAGTGAGCGCGAGGAGCGCAAGGCCAAGGATGCAAAAGGGGAAGTGTGA
- a CDS encoding major facilitator superfamily domain-containing protein, whose product MLLAPLATHLAGRYPFKAVVLLGCFLQSLGYVTAPFASRTWQLYLTQGALIGSGIGFIIVPSTAVLSQWFSKRRSMANGISSAGSGVGGAAFTWGTAAMIQRQGLNWALRTTGIITFVGIVIATLLLRDRNSQIQPNQSAFDIALFRSKAVVLLLLWAFISMFGYIVLLFSLSEFALALGLSHKQATDVVGFLNVGTAVGRPLIGLVSDRFSRVAIAFLLTLLCGLTCFVLWLPAKSFGLTLFFSTVCGAILGVFWMTIGPLSAQVVSMKNLQSMLSLAWAATIIPTACE is encoded by the exons ATGCTTCTTGCTCCTTTAGCTACCCACCTTGCTGGCAGATACCCCTTTAAAGCTGTTGTGCTGCTTGGGTGCTTCTTACAAAGCCTTGGTTACGTTACAGCTCCCTTTGCCTCCAGAACATGGCAACTTTACCTCACTCAAGGGGCTCTAATTGGCAGCGGTATCGGTTTCATCATCGTCCCTAGCACGGCAGTTTTGTCTCAATGGTTCTCCAAACGGCGCAGCATGGCCAACGGCATCAGCTCTGCTGGCTCTGGAGTCGGAGGGGCCGCCTTTACTTGGGGAACAGCTGCCATGATTCAGCGGCAAGGGTTGAATTGGGCACTCCGCACGACAGGCATTATCACCTTTGTAGGTATCGTGATAGCAACACTCCTACTTCGAGACAGAAACTCCCAAATCCAGCCAAACCAGAGTGCCTTTGACATCGCCCTGTTTCGGTCCAAGGCGGttgttttgcttttgttATGGGCTTTCATCAGCATGTTCGGGTACATTGTCTTGCTGTTTTCGCTATCTGAGTTTGCTCTTGCCCTAGGGCTATCCCACAAACAGGCCACCGATGTTGTCGGTTTCTTGAACGTAGGGACCGCTGTTGGACGTCCCCTTATTGGCCTTGTGAGCGATCGTTTCTCCCGGGTTGCTATCGCTTTTCTGCTCACGCTTCTTTGTGGTCTCACTTGTTTTGTCCTATGGTTACCGGCCAAGTCGTTTGGACTGACGTTATTCTTTTCCACTGTTTGTGGGGCAATCTTAGGAGTATTCTGGATG ACCATTGGCCCCTTATCAGCACAAGTAGTGAGTATGAAAAATCTCCAATCGATGCTCTCCCTCGCTTGGGCTGCAACAATCATCCCTACCGCATGTGAGTGA
- a CDS encoding S-adenosyl-L-methionine-dependent methyltransferase, translated as MNSEDIYAQVSERYGSAAKGSDARYSNTIAKAFGYSEEELASVPKDANLGLSCGTPLAIATLREGETVIDLGSGAGLDVFLSANMVGPTGKAIGDMLAKALALKADRAINNDGIADCIISNCVVNLVPHNEKQQAFNEMFRLLKPGGRVAISDILAKKPLPEKIRNSMAFYVGCVAGASQVVEYEQYLGNAGFEDVLITDTGSDLNVYLDAMAGGCCSAMGSIASDLKGEDLNQWGADNEGKGSFKIYAVKK; from the exons ATGAACTCCGAAGACATATATGCACAAGTCAGCGAGCGCTACGGCAGCGCAGCCAAGGGCTCAGATGCCAGGTATagcaacaccatcgccaaAGCCTTCGGCTATTCAGAGGAGGAACTCGCCTCAGTTCCCAAGGATGCCAATTTGGGTCTGAGCTGTGGGACACCTCTTGCTATTGCTACGCTTCGGGAG GGAGAGACAGTTATTGACCTGGGAAGTGGCGCCGGGCTCGATGTATTCCTCTCGGCCAACATGGTCGGCCCAACTGGCAAAGCTATCGGG GACATGCTCGCAAAAGCACTAGCGCTCAAGGCTGACCGTGCCATAAATAAC GACGGTATTGCCGACTGCATCATCTCCAACTGTGTCGTCAACCTGGTCCCGCATAATGAGAAGCAGCAAGCGTTCAACGAAATGTTTCGCCTCCTCAAACCTGGAGGCCGGGTGGCCATCTCCGATATACTTGCCAAGAAGCCACTCCCCGAAAAAATCAGAAATAGCATGGCTTTTTATGTCGGGTGTGTGGCTGGGGCAAGCCAGGTAGTCGAATATGAACAGTATCTGGGTAATGCAGGCTTCGAAG ATGTCCTCATTACGGATACGGGCAGCGACCTGAATGTATATCTCGATGCTATGGCGGGTGGCTGTTGCTCAGCGATGGGGAGCATAGCGTCGGACCTGAAGGGAGAGGATTTGAACCAATGGGGTG CTGACAATGAAGGCAAAGGCTCCTTCAAGATCTATGCCGTGAAGAAGTAG
- a CDS encoding glycosyl hydrolase, whose protein sequence is MAKRLLYTLAWGLAVSQVACSQKPKQQEYTNPILPGWNTDPSCTFVKELDNTFFCTTSSFLAFPGIPVFASKDLVNWRHASNALTKEEQLPELSRRGLEYEGIWASTLRYRKGMFYLITTYVSWIDGWGPIVLLFTTKNPYDDSAWSGPIRIENPANDIDPDIFWDDDGKVYMAVAAGIYVSEVDINKGTATEPFKIWNGTGDRNPEGPHFYKKDNWYYLLIGEGGTELNHTVTIARSRNIRGPYKAYEDNPILTAKNTEEWFQTVGHADLFQDASGNWWGVALATRSGPEWEVYPMGRETVLVPVQWKENKWPSLDMVRGKMSGPLPPTDRQVPGTGAWVDAPDKEDFAVGSSLPRHWFFWRPPKQNLFTISPEGHPNTLRVLPSRVNLTADEKYDPVNEGLGFLARKQTASVFTYSIDLLFDPKVADEEAGITVFLTQTQHIDISIINVKSKNKKEVTRKLRFKAETSGKPDVQAPETRIRSIPQSWLKGPIRLAVTATRDHKYEFSASSAAKPHKIKKLGYASAEIVSGGNGPFTGTIVGVFATKNGGKGKTPAYFSRWRYTAVSQEVGEGRFVPA, encoded by the exons ATGGCCAAACGCCTGCTCTATACGCTTGCTTGGGGTTTGGCTGTTAGCCAAGTCGCTTGCAGCCAGAAGCCCAAGCAACAAGAGTATACGAATCCTATTCTTCCAGGATGGAACACAGACCCGAGCTGTACCTTTGTCAAAGAACTAGATAACACATTCTTCTGCACTACGTCTTCGTTCTTGGCCTTCCCTGGGATCCCAGTATTTGCGAGTAAGGATCTTGTTAATTGGAGGCATGCTAGCAATGCTTTGACTAAGGAAGAACAACTTCCCGAGCTTTCAAGAAGAGGGTTGGAGTATGAGGGTATCTGGGCTTCCACCCTCAGGTACCGGAAGGGCATGTTCtatctcatcaccacctaCGTTTCTTGGATCGATGGATGGGGCCCCATTGTCCTTCTTTTTACAACCAAGAATCCCTACGACGATTCTGCATGGAGCGGTCCTATCCGTATTGAGAATCCGGCTAACGATATTGATCCAGACATCTTttgggatgatgatggaaaagtTTACATGGCAGTTGCTGCAGGCATCTACGTCAGCGAAgtcgacatcaacaagggCACTGCAACTGAGCCTTTTAAGATCTGGAATGGAACTGGTGATCGTAACCCTGAGGGACCCCATTTCTACAAGAAGGATAACTGGTATTACCTGCTGATTGGAGAGGGTGGAACTGAGTTGAACCACACTGTGACTATTGCCCGATCGCGCAACATTCGTGGACCTTATAAGGCATACGAGGACAACCCCATTCTTACTGCAAAGAACACCGAGGAATGGTTCCAGACCGTTGGCCATGCTGATTTATTCCAAGATGCTTCTGGAAACTGGTGGGGAGTTGCACTCGCGACTCGCTCAGGCCCGGAATGGGAAGTCTATCCCATGGGCCGCGAAACAGTTCTCGTGCCAGTGCAATGGAAGGAGAACAAGTGGCCGAGTCTGGATATGGTACGAGGAAAGATGTCTGGGCCTCTTCCACCAACTGATAGGCAGGTCCCAGGAACTGGCGCCTGGGTCGACGCTCCAGATAAGGAGGACTTTGCTGTTGGATCATCTCTGCCTCGGCACTGGTTCTTCTGGAGACCTCCTAAGCAAAATCTATTTACCATCTCACCAGAGGGACATCCCAACACCTTAAGGGTTCTTCCATCCAGAGTCAACCTGACTGCAGATGAGAAATACGACCCAGTCAACGAAGGATTAGGCTTCTTGGCACGCAAGCAGACAGCCTCGGTGTTTACTTATAGCATCGATTTATTATTCGACCCCAAGGTTGCCGACGAAGAGGCTGGCATTACTGTCTTCCTCACACAGACGCAGCATATCGATATTAGTATTATCAACGTCAaaagcaagaacaagaaggaggttACACGTAAGCTGAGGTTTAAGGCCGAAACTTCAGGAAAACCTGACGTTCAGGCTCCTGAGACCAGGATTAGGAGTATCCCTCAGTCCTGGCTCAAGGGTCCTATCAGACTTGCAGTAACCGCTACTCGTGATCACAAATATGAGTTTTCAGCGAGCTCAGCAGCCAAGCCGCataagatcaagaagcttggatATGCCAGCGCTGAGATTGTCTCTGGTGGTAACGGACCTTTTACAG GAACCATCGTTGGTGTCTTTGCTACTAAGAACGGCGGCAAAGGTAAAACACCTGCGTACTTCAGTCGATGGAGGTATACTGCAGTTTCCCAGGAGGTTGGGGAGGGAAGGTTTGTCCCGGCATAA
- a CDS encoding SAM-dependent methyltransferase → MEQENFTKARYAAMIWNAPLSETRAAELLDHLQLFGGCTVIDLGCGWGEILLRAVSRSREKITAVGIDTDAAHLERARALAENRGLNVEFNQQPASEYTGLASRAICIGSSHALGGSKAMFDRLSKIVPKGRVLVGDMIWNRPPTNAALELFGSDILTLAELVDSSRETGWEVLNLGVADQREWDDFESKHRAGQRALILESPESPFGQQLKEELAKRERDYLTVYRGLLGFAFLVLGR, encoded by the coding sequence ATGGAACAAGAAAACTTTACTAAGGCGCGATACGCCGCCATGATATGGAACGCACCACTGTCTGAAACCCGCGCAgcagagcttcttgaccacCTCCAGCTGTTTGGCGGTTGCACTGTTATTGACTTGGGTTGTGGGTGGGGAGAGATCCTTCTCAGGGCAGTTTCGCGAAGCAGAGAGAAAATCACTGCGGTCGGAATTGACACAGATGCTGCGCATCTTGAACGAGCTCGGGCACTAGCTGAGAATCGAGGGCTCAATGTGGAGTTCAATCAGCAACCCGCCAGCGAGTATACTGGACTTGCAAGTAGAGCTATCTGCATAGGCTCGTCGCATGCGCTTGGGGGCAGTAAAGCGATGTTCGACCGCTTATCCAAAATTGTCCCAAAGGGCAGAGTTCTCGTTGGCGATATGATCTGGAATCGACCTCCAACCAATGCAGCCCTGGAACTATTTGGTAGTGATATTCTCACACTAGCTGAGTTAGTCGATTCGAGTCGAGAGACTGGATGGGAGGTTTTGAATCTGGGGGTAGCAGACCAGCGTGAGTGGGATGATTTTGAGTCAAAACATCGAGCTGGCCAGAGAGCCTTGATCCTTGAGAGTCCAGAGAGTCCTTTCGGGCAACAGCTTAAGGAGGAGTTGGCGAAACGAGAAAGGGATTACCTTACTGTTTACCGTGGCCTGTTAGGTTTTGCTTTCCTTGTTCTCGGTCGATAA